ACCTATAATGGAATATGCCAATAGCAGCACCCActtaaaagaataaataaataaataagttgaATTTTAAAGCAATTTTGATTCATAATTTAATACAATGAATTATATAAACCTGGTACAGCAATTAACCAGTGAGACAGAAGTTGGTTGcttgttttggttttagttttctcattttaaaaaaaaacacctacattaaaaaagaaaaaaaaaccaaggcCAGCACATGTGAATTCATCGATCATATTATTTGGACCCACACGTGCGGCCCACGATTTCATCAAAATCCGACCACATTAGTGATTGGACTGTCTTTaattctagagagagagagagagagagagagcgactGTATGTGACTGTGAGAGGGCGAGAAAAAGTGCCACCAAGAGAGCCTTCCCTTGGGCCCCAATCAGAGTTCGCCACGCCCACGTCTCACTTATCTGTCACCGGCTCCGACGCTTAACTGGGCCGGCAGTCACATGCTCTTTCGCGCTCCTACCCACAACAGATTTCCTCAATCTCAGGTtgctctctcgctctctcgcTTCTGAAAATTTTCTTAGGGTTTAGGGGGTTTTATGATTTGTATTGAAAATCGAGACTTTATTCTCGTGTTATCAATTtgctgttttaaatttttagtcTTTTGATATTATGACAAGATTTATggattattcaattttttttttcccctttttctttggggANNNNNNNNNNNNNNNNNNNNNNNNNNNNNNNNNNNNNNNNNNNNNNNNNNNNNNNNNNNNNNNNNNNNNNNNNNNNNNNNNNNNNNNNNNNNNNNNNNNNGCAAAATTTATTAAGAATGTAGCAGGTGCTAAGATCTTGAGGCAAGTCGCCAACTAATCTCAGGGTATCATTTTGCCCTTGCTGCAGAATGGTGAAACGAGACTGAGAACCAACTGTAGGGGGCACATCGGTGATACATTCCCCTTATTCTCGATCAGcgagaaaacaagaaagagacTACCGAGcgttgggggggggggggtggttGTTGTTGGGGGTGGGGAGGGGTTCTGTTTAGTGGttaattttgggttttctacTTTCAATTGAAGCatgatataatatttatattattttttataccgGTGTTGAATTTTGATGTTCTACATTTTGGAGATCATCTTTAATTTTCCTTGGTTCCTAAAACTGTTGGTTTTGTTTAATGTATTTGAAGGATTAGTTTTGTAGGTTACAAACCAGAAGTCTTGaggtttaatttttattttttttgtttgattggaTACAACTACTAAATAAAGAAATGGGGTAGGTGCAGTTGCATgaagttttctttaattaatttgatgtgGGAATTCTTATGGCTGCAGTTGTTGTTATAGATTGAATTGACATTGACATAAAtggttttgaattattttctgaTTGCCAGAAGGAAAGAATTGCGTTTACATGAATTTGCAGGATGGGCCCTGAATTGGAGGTGAAACCAAAGTCGGGAGCTGCTATGGAAGTTTCAGTTGCTAAGGATGGAACTACCCATCATGACGTAGTCGTAGATGATAAGTTTATGCCTTGTGTAAGTAACTACAAAGATAATATCTTGGAAATGGAAGAAACATTGGTTGGACAAACTACTGTCTCAAATAAAAGGGAGAATGCGGAGCTAAACAGAACTGGTGGTACAAGTCCTGATGATGTTCAGATTCTTGAAGGTGAATGTGGGGATTTGACAGAGAATTCGAGTTCTTTTGGTGATACAATTTCTGGGACAGAGGATGGTTCAACGTTGGATGGTGACGAAGCTGATTCACAGTTAGGTGAAAATGAGCACGCTTCAGTATATGATGGGTATTTTGGTGCATTTCAAACAAGGTACATTGTGGTTTAAATGATTTCTTCTATGTCTTACTTAAATGTTGTCTATAGGGTAGCTTTGAATGATTTGCAAGCCTAGAATACAATTGTAAAGGTAATCTCTTGTTTGCTGTTTAGTGCTCAGCTGTCAAAATATTGATCATACACTTTGAAATATGTAGTGAAGTTCAATAGAAGTTTTTTCTGATTAAGTTTGTCAAATGGGGTTTCCCTTTTTGtagtacccaaaaaaaaaaaaaaaaaaacttatccTTTCAGAATTTATGATGTTTGAATTTCCATAGCTTGAGGCCTTGAGAGGGATTGTGGCTGGTGTCATTCTGTGGAAAATTTCTTAAGTCTGAATTTCTGCTTAAATAAATCTTAGGATCGAAATTTATGCCTGATTGGTTGGGTTCCAAGCTGCATTACCAGGAAAAAGAGGGATGGGAATGAACAAGGTGAGCATTAATTTCTGCTTACTGGACGGGCATTGGTTCGATCCCTCCCTTTTGGCGCTGGGTTGTATGCATATCTTTTGATATTtacaaaaccttttttttgctTAACTTATGCcctccttttatttctttacttttcttcctcttctcaaCTTTTTCTTGGTGGGAAAGTCTGTTGGGATATTCTTCGAGAATCAAGGATGGTGGTGGTAGAATTGGATGGTAAATTACATTAGTTGTACTTTAAAATAGTTAACTATGGAGGCTGTGTTTCTGGATGTTTCACTACTCTTAAACAACTGTTATCTTTAAGTTTGACTTGTATTTCTAGTGTTActaataattttgtttcataGTTGATTAGTAGTGAGTGCttgatatttgtttttgttgtaattttccTGTTTTAGTTATGTTATATGCTTGGTCATTTGAACCTCTAGTGTCTTCAAATTGCATTTAAAAGAAACTATATGAAATTTCTCTATgtgttaattttaaaaagatatCAAAACTTTACATGTCTGGTAGGGTAGGTAAGGATGGGTAATGGGTTTCATTTCCCCCTTTAGGATGAGGGCAAGGATCCACATTGTAGATGTGTGTgcatctcttttcttttcatacgGTGCTTCTCCTCTCACATGTTTCAGTCATGGTCAGCTACACATGTTGAACTTTGTTACCACTTTATTGAACATcagttttaatataaaaaaagggcaTAGttgcaaaattattttgatgcaAAGGATTTactttcttcattcttttttatgaTTGTGCCCACCATATTGTTATCATGATTATATACTCTGTcagattttgtatttgtacATCACATTCACATGGTTTATGTGTTCATCTGATTTTCTAGGAAGAAAAAGTTGACCCCCGAGTGGAGGAATTTTATACGTCCTGAAATGTGGCGGCTTAAATGGCTGGAACTGCAGATTAAGGAACTTCTGTCCCAGACCCAAAAGTATGATTCCGAACTTGCAAAGTATGACAAAGAAAAGCTGTCTGCATTTGAGGGCTTCACATCAGAAGGTTTTGATGCAATGCCAACACCAAAGTtgatgaaaaggaagaaaagaaagagagttgAAGATACTACTGACATAGCATCATATATGTCACACCATAATCTGTTCTCCTATGGTAttaatttcccaaaattttcttgattcattGTTGCCAACTACAAGTCTGATTTGCAACTACACGTctgacttttgttttttgttctttcttagTTCCAGAAAGTAAGAAGACTGCTGCTAATGGTGTTTGCATGCAGGAAGACTGGGGTGATCTCGGTAAGTATGGAATACCGATTTGACTTCATATGGGTCTCCAtccatatatttttcatatgcaGAATGTGTTTGACAAATAAATGTATGTGCATGTGTCTGTTTGTGTATATTGGGGCTGTTTGGTCCACTCTGTTTTCTGGAACATTTGGATGGAGCGTAATAGGAGAATCTTCGAAGACTAtaagtgagtgagagtgagtgaACTTTGGGATAGAGTTAAGTACTGGGCAGCTTTTTGGGCTTCTGTTACAAAAGATTTTAAAGACTACTCTTATTCCACACTTATGAGGGATATGGGAGCTGCGGTTAAATGAGGGTGGGGGTGGGTGTGTGTGGGGGGGTGGGGGTTGTGTGCGGTTTGCTGCTTTTCAGTGTTGTTTCTCCCTGGTTAGTTTGGGAGGTTTTGGTGCTGTTTGGtttgtttctgtttgttttggttCTTCCGGTCGTGGATGCATTATCCACCTCCGTGTTCTTTTGCTTAATAAATTTCGTTtcgtttcaaaaaaaaaaaaaagtgtctgTTTGTGTATCCATTTATTTAGTTCCCATAATGAAGtcaattttgttttacatagtggaacaAACACATCCCCAATTGCAATTTTGAAAGTGTAGATCTTAAttgcatattaattttttttttttctcctttgtaGATATTGAGTTTGGTGATTTTTCTGTTACTTAATAGCATTTGATTTGTTCCATGAAAATGTTGAGACTTTGAATTGTCTTTTGGTTTCATgctatttaattttctatatattATCGTTGAATGCTTAAATCTATTATTAGATCATGTACCACTTTAAAGCGGccaatttctgtttttgttttaataaaatttgttcattatttttattctcttttaaatctttcatcaatataGCAGGAGGTAAAACTAGTTATGGCCATAATGAGTTTGAGACAAATGATATATGGTCATCTCTCGAGTTCAGAGATGGTAATAGTTCCTTGGAAGATATTCTTTGGAAGATTGAAGTGGTACATTCACAAGTATGGCAGTTGAAGACTCGAATTGACAAGGTCGTGCAGGAAAATCCTGGGAACTTTTCTGCTAACCATTTCCTAGTACCATGTGATACATCGAATGGCTCTGCTCAAAATCCTGCTTCTCCTcctgaaaatggaaatacatTACTAGTGGAAACTTTATCCACTGCATCTCAGCATGTCAAGTTTAACATTGGAAATCTATTTTTACCTCAGAGTGCAGTTTCAAGTCATGAAGAGCTGACCCCTCTTCCTGGTATGATTGGAAATACAGATCAGCCTTGGCTTGGCAATGTACTTGAAAatgtaagtttttcttttttgaactGATTTCAACACTTTTCATTTGTTGGTTTACACTTGTTGGTAGTATATTCATTAGTATGAGCATGTTTATTGATTTGGGTTTCAATCTTGCAGTcaacacttatatatataatatatatatatatatatattttttttggcattcTTGTTTCTATTGCTTCTATATTGAAATTGCAAATGATAAGCGTTGTTTTCGACCATTATATATCTGGTAGTGGTTTTATGCTGGCTTGACTAACCCATGGAAAAGAATTGTCTTAAGAATGGACATGCTTTAGTAATCTTGCTTTAAACCCCAGTTTGGTGAAAATCTCGGTGACCATTGAACTGCCTGTTAGTCGATGTTTACAAGGTGAACAAATTGACCTAGTATCCAGTTATTGTCCCCAAGGGGACAACTCTGCCGGCTTCTTCATGCTAACTTTTCCCAGGCTGGCTGGGTTTGGGTCCTGGCCGTGTTCCAATTTAATGTTATAACTAGCAAAAAATTGCTGTTATCCCTAGTTTGGccgtccaatttcatagggTAGTACCAATTGCTAGCTGTTACATGGTCATGTAATAATAGTTAAAACTGAGTCTTGTAAATCATCATACTGGATCAATCATGAAGATGGACTTATGTGGCATTGTGGCACGCGACATGTCAGACTGATTTTTCCTTCATATATTCAGGTTGAGGATGGGTGCCTTATACCTAATGCTGCTGTCAAGGATGAGCCATATAATTTTGAAGTTAAAGATCAGCTCATCCAGAAGCCTCACATATCACTTGAAGAGCAGGAAACCAATTTTCCTGTTCCGGTATCAGAAACTGAGTTGCCCACAAACTTACCTGTTCCGGTTtcggaaactgcattgccGACAAGTTCCAGTGTACCTAATGCAACTCATGAATCAGATTCCACCACCAGGACTAATTTCCGTTGGAACACAAGAAATCGAGGGAGGAGAAAACCTGGCTCGTATGCATATAAGTTGAGCCGGAAATCGTAAAGCTAGCTGGATTAGAAGTGACATAATATTACTTTTGTTATGATATCTTGTATATGCTGCTTATTATGCTGTACATGCTCTCACACATGCAAATATGATTTCAACTGTACATGCTGCTCATTTAGGCACACACACACGCTACTCCGGTGGAAAcattaatatttgtttgatgCTTTTGATCAATTGATTTTGGGCATTTCTCCTGAATTACGGGGTGCTATATTAGCATCGAATTAATTGCTTACATTTCCAAGTATGTAAAGAGCAATTTCAGTGTTGAGTGAATGGGGCAAATTCTATGAATATAGAAGTCTGATGCAGGAGCATCTATTAGACTTTCCTAATCTAAGTGGGTATCAGCCATAAGTTTTAGTAATATGAAGTTAATAggttatttttttacttgttttCCTATTCTTACTAGGATTTGGTTTAATTTCCTGTTTACGTTTTTTATTTCCTATGTCAATTAGGTTTCCTATATTCTAGTAGAAATAGGCTATTAAGAGACTtgtatttagtttttgttgATCAATATAATTTCAGACTTAGTCTATAGAGTTTCTATTCGGATTTTGCCCTAGAATTCCGTTCTCTTCATTCCAACTTCGATTCTACTGCTTTATCCTTCTATCCTctattttgggtatgtttGGGTCGCTGGACAGCAGCTTATAGTTGCTATCCTACATCAAATTGGTATTAGAGCCTAGGTTAATCCTTGTTCCACAACATGGATGGATGTGCTAGGGGTTGTGGACGAGGGAACCAAGCCCAACACACAGAGATGATTGAGATGCGGTGTATGATGGAAGACTTGTCGTGAGCGGTGCAAGCCCTCCGATGACAAGAATGCGTGGATGCCTATATGGAGATTTTGAAACGCAACTGTGAATCCTTACACATATTAGAAGGTGGTGGTGAGGATGAATATGAAGACGAGACGGACGTCGACAATCATGAAGCTGTAAACCATGGTGATGGTCATCGAGGTGGATTGGAAGAGCGGTTGGTTCGAATTAAAATTGAAGGTGTTGATTTCTATGGAAAGATGCATGGCGAAGATTATTAGGATTGTTGGATTTGAATGGTGGAGGAATTAAAATTGAAGGTGTTGATTTCTATGGAAAGATGCATGGCGAAGATTATTTGGATTGAGAGACAAGTCTagataattattttgaatggAAGCATATGGCAGAAGATCGAAAGGTGTTTGTAAAGCTTAAATTGAAGAGTATTGCGGGTCTATGGTGGAAGAAAGTTGAAGAGCAGTGTGCTCGGCAAGGGACGGATGACATGTTACGAAAGCAGTTTTTACCTGCTGATTATACCAAGGAGTTACATAAGTGGTTTCATAATTTAAAGCGATGAGACATGTCTATTGAAGAATATACGTTAGAGTTTAATAATCTTTCAATTCAAGTTGGTTTGAATAAGACTAATGAACATATGACATCCTGTTATCTTTCTGGTTTGAATAAGACAATTCGAGATGAGATGGGGGTGGTCTGTTTGTTCAACCTTGAAGATGCTCGATAATATGCTTTAATGGCAGAACGAAGACTATTGCGTCTTGGTGGAAAGAGAGCAGTTTCTAGCAGCCCAGATACGGGTTGGTAAAGAGATACTGTTGTTGTTCATGGCTTCCAAAGTGATGAAGAAGCCAATCCAAGTACCCGAATAGGTGGTAGGAACTTGGGTGTTGATAAGAATGAaaagtggaagaaaataacacaatttcattctccaaaCAGTGCTATTGTCAAGGATTCCAAGGCTGGAAGTACTTCACAAGCTCGATATTTCAATTGCAGAGAGGCGGGGCATAAATCTTACGCTTGTCCacaaagaagaataaatttGGTAGGTGATAAGATCAACTTTCCAGAGCCCGTGTATGATGTTTATAGCAATGAAGAGGAAGTTATTGATCTCCCACTAGTTGAAGGAGAATGTTTGTTGGTAAGGCAAGTGATGACAACTCCCAAAATTAAGGAAGAAGATTGGCGTCGACATAATATATTCCGAACATGAGTCCTTTGTGGGGGAAAGATGTGCAACGTGATTCTTGATGGAGGAAGTAGTGAAAACATTATCTCAAAAGAGGCGGTAGAAAAATTGAAGTTACCAATTGAGAAGCATGCTAATCCCTACAAAGTTGCATGGTTTCGAAAGGGAAGCGACGTACCAATCACTTCAAGGTGTTTGGTTAAATTCACTATTGGTAATACCATTGAGGATGAAGCTTGGTGTGATGTTGTTCTCACAGACGCATGTCATATCTTATTGGGAAGACCATGGTTGTTTGACAAAGACATGATGCGTTCTACTAAAGCTAACACCTATTCATTCTATAAGGATGGGAGAAAGTGGACTTTGCAGCCACTTGAAGGATTCTGCCATGTTCCTAAAGATGAAGGGTTAATGGTCATTTGAGACCTCAtaagtttgacattgagagcAAGGAGGTAGCGTCTGTGTATCCACTTGTTGCTAAGAAGGATGTTGAGGGAGCTTCGAATAAATTGGAAGATGACAATCTCCTAAATTTAGAAAAGCCTCCCGTGTTTGACTATTGTTTGGAAGAAGATTGTGAAGTTTGTTTGGGAATTGAGAAAGCTTTTGACAAGGTATTTGGTGAGAGTAAACAAGCTGAATCTAGTGGAATCTTGAAGGCAGTGAATCACGAAGAAGTTGGGTTTGAACTTTTGAAGCAACACAATCAACCCACGTTTGAAGGAAAGGTGATTCAAGAAATTCTTGAGGGAATTGTTGGAGATGAGATGAATTCCTTCGAAGGTGATACTTACGAGTACGCTGATTTTCTTGGGGttgattattttaatttgcaaACTACCAAGACCATCATTGACCTTATTAGACTACTGGTTTTGGCGTGAAGAGTTTTTGGCTGAGAGCTTGGCTGCAGAAGATATCTGGTACTGTTCCAGAAGGATCAAATATTCTAAATATCTATTTCTTTGGAGTGGGAAGGTTCAATATCAAGGCCAAAGTTCTATGGACAACTTATCTAAGAAGAGGTTATGTCTAGGCGGTTTTCACCAAACGATTGGAATTCCAGTAAGAATTCTTCCCAACGCGATGGAGTTGATGCAAGAGCATCTATTAGACTTCCCTAATCTAAGTGGGCATCAGCCAATAAGGCCAAGTTTTAGTAGTAATAAATTAATaggttattttattacttgtttTCCTATTCTT
Above is a window of Prunus persica cultivar Lovell chromosome G2, Prunus_persica_NCBIv2, whole genome shotgun sequence DNA encoding:
- the LOC18769424 gene encoding uncharacterized protein LOC18769424 isoform X2 — protein: MGPELEVKPKSGAAMEVSVAKDGTTHHDVVVDDKFMPCVSNYKDNILEMEETLVGQTTVSNKRENAELNRTGGTSPDDVQILEGECGDLTENSSSFGDTISGTEDGSTLDGDEADSQLGENEHASVYDGYFGAFQTRKKKLTPEWRNFIRPEMWRLKWLELQIKELLSQTQKYDSELAKYDKEKLSAFEGFTSEGFDAMPTPKLMKRKKRKRVEDTTDIASYMSHHNLFSYVPESKKTAANGVCMQEDWGDLGGKTSYGHNEFETNDIWSSLEFRDGNSSLEDILWKIEVVHSQVWQLKTRIDKVVQENPGNFSANHFLVPCDTSNGSAQNPASPPENGNTLLVETLSTASQHVKFNIGNLFLPQSAVSSHEELTPLPGMIGNTDQPWLGNVLENVEDGCLIPNAAVKDEPYNFEVKDQLIQKPHISLEEQETNFPVPVSETELPTNLPVPVSETALPTSSSVPNATHESDSTTRTNFRWNTRNRGRRKPGSYAYKLSRKS
- the LOC18769424 gene encoding uncharacterized protein LOC18769424 isoform X1 — encoded protein: MGPELEVKPKSGAAMEVSVAKDGTTHHDVVVDDKFMPCVSNYKDNILEMEETLVGQTTVSNKRENAELNRTGGTSPDDVQILEGECGDLTENSSSFGDTISGTEDGSTLDGDEADSQLGENEHASVYDGYFGAFQTRKKKLTPEWRNFIRPEMWRLKWLELQIKELLSQTQKYDSELAKYDKEKLSAFEGFTSEGFDAMPTPKLMKRKKRKRVEDTTDIASYMSHHNLFSYVPESKKTAANGVCMQEDWGDLAGGKTSYGHNEFETNDIWSSLEFRDGNSSLEDILWKIEVVHSQVWQLKTRIDKVVQENPGNFSANHFLVPCDTSNGSAQNPASPPENGNTLLVETLSTASQHVKFNIGNLFLPQSAVSSHEELTPLPGMIGNTDQPWLGNVLENVEDGCLIPNAAVKDEPYNFEVKDQLIQKPHISLEEQETNFPVPVSETELPTNLPVPVSETALPTSSSVPNATHESDSTTRTNFRWNTRNRGRRKPGSYAYKLSRKS